The Streptomyces cynarae genome contains a region encoding:
- a CDS encoding SDR family NAD(P)-dependent oxidoreductase, which translates to MRLNNVTALVTGASSGIGEAVSSHFRREGARLLLTGRRERLDSAQPDDLYVPGDLNDEAFVESLAKQAAESFGTVDAVVLNHGLQAVSPLTEMACDDAKNVLESNLLSAFLVMKHFASLMPETGGSFVCVSSRLGMVGMAGQVLYSAAKGGLIMLAKGAAIEWAPRNIRVNVVAPGLTATPIIEAAFQRRPDPEGYRRERESQIPLNRLATPEEVADAVLFFASAESSYVTGSVLTVDGGYTAF; encoded by the coding sequence ATGAGACTCAACAACGTCACGGCCCTGGTGACAGGCGCCAGCAGTGGCATCGGGGAAGCTGTGAGTTCCCACTTCCGCCGCGAGGGCGCGCGACTGCTGCTCACCGGCCGCAGGGAGCGGCTCGACAGCGCCCAGCCCGACGACCTGTACGTTCCCGGAGACCTCAACGACGAGGCGTTCGTCGAGAGCCTGGCCAAGCAGGCCGCCGAGTCCTTCGGCACCGTCGACGCCGTCGTCCTCAACCACGGCCTGCAGGCGGTCAGTCCGCTCACCGAGATGGCCTGCGACGACGCGAAGAACGTGCTGGAGAGCAACCTGCTCAGCGCGTTCCTGGTGATGAAGCACTTCGCGTCGCTGATGCCCGAGACGGGGGGATCGTTCGTCTGCGTCAGTTCACGGCTGGGCATGGTCGGCATGGCCGGGCAGGTCCTGTACTCCGCCGCCAAGGGGGGCCTCATCATGCTCGCCAAGGGCGCGGCGATCGAATGGGCGCCGCGCAACATCCGCGTCAACGTCGTCGCTCCGGGCCTGACCGCCACCCCGATCATCGAAGCGGCGTTCCAGCGCAGGCCCGACCCCGAGGGCTACCGCCGCGAGCGCGAGAGCCAGATCCCGCTCAACCGCCTCGCCACCCCCGAAGAAGTCGCCGACGCGGTGCTCTTCTTCGCGTCGGCGGAGTCGTCGTACGTCACCGGATCGGTCCTGACCGTCGACGGCGGGTACACCGCCTTCTGA
- a CDS encoding amino acid ABC transporter permease, with the protein MDVIETTIRSRPVPELLAEEKKRITPKRPRDYVAWVVAVAIVAGLVWTAVTNENYRWPVVFSYFTTQTILNGLLTTLLLTVASMALGTLLGLVLAVMRMSHQRPVSGLAQLYITFFRGTPVLVQLIFWFNIAALYPHLSIGIPFTHISAPVNVNAIMTPMTAAVVGLTLNQAAYMSEIIRGGFAAVPRGQHEAAESLGMSAFTKLRHVIIPQTMPTIIPATGNQVIGMLKETSLVSVLGVADLLQSAQAIYARTYQTIPLLIVASLWYLIMTLVLSVPQSMIERRFSRSTRMRLTPAATSAEPGAGQPVPTMRESLL; encoded by the coding sequence ATGGATGTGATCGAGACGACGATCAGGAGCCGACCGGTGCCGGAACTGCTGGCCGAAGAAAAGAAGCGGATCACGCCGAAACGTCCGCGTGACTACGTCGCCTGGGTGGTGGCGGTCGCGATCGTCGCCGGTCTGGTGTGGACGGCGGTGACGAACGAGAACTATCGCTGGCCGGTGGTCTTCAGCTACTTCACCACCCAGACGATCCTCAACGGCCTGCTGACCACGCTCCTTCTCACGGTGGCGAGCATGGCCCTGGGCACCCTGCTGGGGCTGGTGCTGGCGGTGATGCGCATGTCGCACCAGCGGCCCGTCTCCGGGCTGGCCCAGCTCTACATCACCTTCTTCCGCGGCACCCCGGTGCTTGTGCAGTTGATCTTCTGGTTCAACATAGCGGCGTTGTACCCGCACCTGTCGATCGGCATCCCCTTCACCCATATCTCTGCGCCGGTGAACGTGAACGCGATCATGACTCCGATGACCGCGGCCGTCGTGGGGCTGACGCTGAACCAGGCCGCGTACATGTCCGAGATCATCCGCGGCGGGTTCGCAGCGGTTCCTCGCGGACAGCACGAGGCCGCGGAGTCCCTGGGCATGTCGGCCTTCACCAAGCTCCGCCATGTGATCATCCCGCAGACCATGCCGACGATCATTCCGGCCACCGGCAACCAGGTGATCGGGATGCTGAAGGAGACATCGCTGGTGAGCGTGCTCGGCGTCGCCGACCTGCTGCAGAGCGCACAGGCGATCTACGCCCGCACCTACCAGACGATCCCGCTGCTGATCGTGGCCAGCCTCTGGTATCTGATCATGACGCTGGTGCTGAGCGTGCCGCAGTCCATGATCGAGCGTCGTTTCTCCCGCTCGACCAGGATGCGGCTGACCCCGGCGGCCACCTCGGCCGAGCCGGGGGCGGGCCAGCCCGTTCCCACCATGAGGGAGTCCCTGCTGTGA
- a CDS encoding alanine racemase → MNRLQRALDALAERIDTPAPIVLVDVMQGNIDRVQGFADQHNLKVRPHVKTHKCVEIGRRQIEAGAVGITAGNVGEAEVFAAAGFDDIFLAYPIWVAGTKKPRIRRLAESARLRVGADNVAAIEALADAMGDEPDRLQVVIEVDCGARRSGAPPEAAGDLALAARKRGLVPVGVFTYPGHGGAGRDLRGRAAQDQEAALTTAVRSLEGVGVTAEVVSAGSTPTLEFSTSGVITEIRPGEYVFGDLNNARLGSCTEDQIALFVAGTVVSDWVPHQVIVDVGNKALSKEGSPEIGYGGIAGTKAVLSKVNEYHGFLPLPDGEFRPSVGTVVPVVPNHVCPVVLGFEELIVTDSTGTSLERWPVDARGFLN, encoded by the coding sequence GGCTTCGCCGACCAGCACAACCTCAAGGTCAGGCCGCACGTCAAGACGCACAAGTGCGTGGAGATCGGGCGACGCCAGATCGAAGCCGGCGCGGTCGGGATCACCGCGGGCAACGTCGGTGAGGCCGAGGTCTTCGCCGCGGCCGGGTTCGACGACATCTTCCTCGCCTACCCGATCTGGGTCGCGGGAACGAAGAAGCCCCGGATCCGCCGGCTCGCCGAGTCCGCCCGGCTGCGGGTCGGCGCCGACAACGTCGCGGCGATCGAGGCCCTCGCCGACGCGATGGGAGACGAACCGGACCGGCTGCAGGTCGTGATCGAGGTCGACTGCGGCGCCCGTCGTTCCGGGGCGCCGCCCGAGGCTGCGGGCGATCTCGCGCTCGCCGCCCGCAAGCGGGGCCTGGTGCCGGTGGGTGTCTTCACCTATCCGGGGCACGGCGGTGCCGGCCGGGACCTTCGCGGGCGCGCCGCGCAGGACCAGGAGGCCGCGCTCACCACCGCGGTACGCAGCCTCGAAGGTGTCGGGGTCACCGCTGAGGTGGTCAGCGCCGGCTCCACTCCGACCCTCGAGTTCTCCACGAGCGGCGTGATCACCGAGATCCGCCCTGGCGAGTACGTCTTCGGCGATCTGAACAACGCCCGGCTGGGCTCGTGCACGGAGGACCAGATCGCGCTGTTCGTCGCCGGCACCGTGGTCAGCGACTGGGTCCCCCACCAGGTCATCGTCGATGTGGGCAACAAGGCCCTCAGCAAAGAAGGAAGCCCCGAGATCGGCTACGGCGGCATCGCCGGCACGAAGGCGGTCCTGTCCAAGGTCAACGAGTACCACGGGTTCCTCCCGCTGCCGGACGGCGAGTTCCGCCCCAGCGTCGGCACCGTCGTACCCGTGGTGCCGAACCACGTGTGCCCAGTCGTCCTCGGTTTCGAGGAACTGATCGTCACCGACAGCACGGGCACGTCGCTGGAGCGGTGGCCGGTCGACGCCCGCGGGTTCCTCAACTGA
- a CDS encoding ABC transporter substrate-binding protein, whose translation MRVSRNLSVTIVTTALALALAACGASGTAQNVGSKSTTQGGGSGSSAEHTDDISVGVQPDAKAVKLLPAAVKARGTLSVAMDLTSPPTSFMASDNKTPIGFNPDFSRLIAAKLGLKLQINNIKFDTIITGLQADRYDFTASTMGATKDRLKVLDMVDYFKAGTGVSVPYGNPQKLGTHTLCGHRVGVQSGSTAELQWLPQLSKQDCTSKGKPAIAAVSLPSVNDALTQLVSKRIDAVMYDFTGLQWAATQQPKTFDVLQPLVATKTVTVALKKDSPLTPAVQAAIQSIIDSPKYAEALGRWGFNTLGIKTAAMAVPQD comes from the coding sequence ATGCGAGTCAGCAGAAACTTGAGCGTCACGATCGTCACGACGGCCCTGGCCCTCGCGCTCGCCGCGTGCGGGGCGAGCGGCACCGCGCAGAACGTGGGGTCGAAGAGCACGACGCAGGGCGGGGGTTCTGGTTCGTCGGCCGAGCACACCGACGACATCTCGGTGGGTGTGCAGCCGGATGCGAAGGCGGTGAAGCTGCTGCCCGCGGCGGTGAAGGCCAGGGGCACGCTGTCGGTGGCCATGGACCTGACCAGCCCGCCCACTTCGTTCATGGCGTCGGACAACAAGACCCCGATCGGGTTCAACCCGGACTTCTCCCGGCTGATCGCGGCGAAGCTCGGGTTGAAGCTGCAGATCAACAACATCAAGTTCGACACCATCATCACGGGCCTGCAGGCCGACCGGTACGACTTCACGGCGTCCACCATGGGTGCCACCAAGGACCGGCTGAAGGTGCTCGACATGGTCGACTACTTCAAGGCCGGTACCGGAGTGTCGGTCCCCTACGGGAATCCGCAGAAGCTGGGCACCCACACGCTGTGCGGGCACCGCGTCGGTGTCCAGTCCGGCAGCACCGCGGAGCTGCAGTGGCTGCCTCAGCTGTCCAAGCAGGACTGTACGAGCAAGGGCAAGCCGGCCATCGCCGCGGTGAGCCTGCCCAGTGTGAACGATGCTCTGACCCAGCTGGTCTCCAAGCGGATCGACGCGGTGATGTACGACTTCACCGGGCTTCAGTGGGCGGCCACGCAGCAGCCCAAGACGTTCGACGTGCTGCAGCCCCTGGTGGCCACCAAGACCGTGACCGTCGCGCTGAAGAAGGACTCGCCGCTGACCCCGGCGGTGCAGGCTGCCATCCAGTCGATCATCGACAGTCCCAAGTACGCCGAGGCGCTGGGCCGCTGGGGCTTCAACACCCTGGGGATCAAGACCGCGGCCATGGCCGTCCCGCAGGACTGA